Below is a genomic region from Demequina sp..
TCTTTGTGCTCATCTTCGCGACGAGCGCGATCGGGCACATCGTCAAGGCCAATGACATGGCGGGTTACGCCAAGTTCAAGGGCGCCCCCGGCGGCAAGTTCGGTGTGATCTTCTCCGGAATCACGCTCGGCGCGGGCGCGATCATGGTGCTGCTGGGCATCTGGGGTGACGTCGGCTCGCTCCTCATCGCCGCGACCCTCATCCCGATCACGTTCTTCATGCACG
It encodes:
- a CDS encoding DoxX family protein, which translates into the protein MKEIMDVVFLIARILFVLIFATSAIGHIVKANDMAGYAKFKGAPGGKFGVIFSGITLGAGAIMVLLGIWGDVGSLLIAATLIPITFFMHAYWKDGDAQAKQGDQVMFNKNVGLMGGALAFFLLFAVTAANLGLTITGPLFHLS